In a single window of the Anaerotruncus rubiinfantis genome:
- a CDS encoding aconitase X, protein MKLTDYEKELLNGDHGEAVQMAMRVLYDLGEYYGADDFVEITACHDDSTVYFGEAQVAFAEYLAAMGAKFAVPTSTNACALDMERWDIQKHEASWMAATRRIEASHLKMGAVPSWTCAPYQTGFSPVFGSQVAFAESNVISFMNSIVGARTNRYAGPLELLCGIAGRAPNFGLHKTENRYAQGLVILGDDIKEEMFDDPSMFNYVAYAYGKIVGNRVWALQGMPKRNLTMDNLKQFSATVASSGGIALFHLIGITPEAQTLEMAFGGKEPKEVVIIGLKELKEAESQLCNYDETGTIDLVSLGCPHFSCAEFQDLEDKLAGRRIHPDTAMWIFTSRANYANVESSGLLARIQRLGVQVFVDGCLMEYPTKRWGTRSIMTNSGKFGTYCFNKVGIHPVFGNLQDCVETAVQGKVVRGGAAWDR, encoded by the coding sequence GTGAAACTGACTGATTATGAGAAAGAACTTTTAAACGGCGACCACGGCGAAGCAGTCCAGATGGCAATGCGTGTCCTTTATGATCTGGGTGAATATTATGGCGCGGATGACTTTGTCGAGATTACTGCATGCCATGATGACAGCACGGTCTATTTCGGGGAAGCGCAGGTCGCTTTTGCGGAATATCTTGCTGCCATGGGTGCCAAATTTGCAGTACCGACTTCCACCAACGCCTGTGCATTGGACATGGAGAGATGGGACATTCAAAAGCATGAGGCAAGTTGGATGGCAGCTACCCGCCGCATTGAAGCTTCTCACCTGAAAATGGGGGCAGTACCATCCTGGACTTGTGCGCCTTACCAGACGGGATTTTCTCCTGTCTTTGGTTCGCAGGTGGCGTTTGCGGAGTCGAATGTGATCAGCTTTATGAATTCGATCGTTGGCGCCCGCACAAACCGCTATGCAGGGCCGTTGGAGTTGCTGTGTGGTATAGCTGGCCGCGCGCCCAATTTTGGATTACATAAAACGGAAAACCGATATGCACAGGGACTAGTCATTCTGGGGGACGACATCAAAGAAGAGATGTTTGATGACCCCAGTATGTTCAACTATGTGGCTTATGCATACGGTAAAATCGTCGGGAACCGTGTCTGGGCGCTTCAGGGGATGCCCAAGCGGAATCTGACGATGGATAATTTAAAACAATTCAGTGCGACGGTGGCTTCTTCCGGAGGAATTGCATTGTTCCATCTGATTGGGATTACTCCTGAAGCGCAGACTTTGGAAATGGCTTTTGGTGGAAAAGAACCGAAAGAGGTTGTCATCATCGGCCTGAAGGAGCTGAAAGAGGCGGAATCTCAATTATGCAACTATGACGAGACGGGGACGATCGATCTGGTATCTTTGGGTTGTCCTCATTTTTCCTGCGCAGAGTTCCAAGACTTGGAAGACAAACTGGCTGGCAGACGCATCCATCCCGATACTGCAATGTGGATTTTTACCAGCCGTGCCAATTACGCAAATGTGGAATCAAGTGGTTTACTGGCGCGTATTCAGCGGCTGGGCGTACAGGTTTTTGTCGATGGCTGCCTGATGGAGTATCCCACAAAGAGATGGGGAACAAGATCTATCATGACCAACTCAGGTAAGTT